The Schistocerca gregaria isolate iqSchGreg1 chromosome 4, iqSchGreg1.2, whole genome shotgun sequence genome contains a region encoding:
- the LOC126267647 gene encoding putative gustatory receptor 28b has product MRSLREAHDALLDAATLVDQAYGLPLLGSLAANFVHFISALNLMLAVKLRYQVISHGHADLLILVSSCWALLHVICVLAVTGVSSAAAAETRQIPRLVHKALLPITQVGTSDSQLREQLQLFSQQVMHQRLCFTACGFFTIDLTIVLSMVGAVTTYLVIYLQFSASH; this is encoded by the exons ATGCGGTCGCTGCGGGAAGCTCACGACGCACTGTTGGACGCCGCAACCCTCGTGGACCAGGCTTACGGGCTGCCCCTCCTAGGAAGCCTCGCCGCCAACTTCGTACACTTCATCTCGGCGCTGAACCTCATGCTGGCCGTCAAACTGCGTTACCAG GTGATATCTCATGGCCATGCAGATCTCCTGATTCTGGTAAGCAGCTGTTGGGCGCTACTTCACGTGATTTGTGTGTTGGCTGTGACAGGGGTGTCCAGCGCTGCAGCTGCCGAGACTCGCCAAATTCCTCGACTCGTACACAAGGCACTGCTGCCAATCACACAAGTCGGCACCAGCGACTCACAGCTGCGTGAACAGCTGCAACTGTTCTCGCAGCAGGTGATGCACCAGCGCCTGTGCTTCACAGCATGTGGTTTCTTCACAATCGATCTGACGATAGTGCTCTCCATGGTTGGGGCTGTCACTACTTATCTTGTCATTTACTTACAGTTCAGTGCTTCTCACTAG